The Mesoplasma tabanidae sequence ACAGGTAATCATTTGCAATCTGTAGTTTTCAAAACAAGTGATGATGCTAAAAAGGGAATTGAATTTTTAAAAAATCAAAGATTAGGTAGAGTTAATGCATTACCTATTGATACGTTAAATCCTTCATCTATAGCGGGGCCTCAAAGAGACATCATTAAAAGAGCTCCAGGATTTGTCGGTTTTGCGAATGAATTAGTTGAAATTGAAAAAGAATGCCAAGTTGTTTTAGATTATATTTATGGAACAACAATTGTTACTAGAAATTTTGATGATGCTACTAGACTTGGTAAAAGTATTAACTTCCGTTATGGAATAGTTTCATTAGATGGACAAAGAGTGCTACCAAGAGGAGCTATGAGCGGTGGTTCAGTTAATAAAGCTTCAAATATTTTTGCTGCTAAAAAAATTGACGAATCATTTGACCCAGAGTCAATTAAAACAAAAATTATAACTTTAGATAAAATTTTTAATGAAAAACAAAAAACTTTTAATGATTTAAAAGAAGTTAGAGAAAAATTAATTGATGATATTAATCAAGCTGCTTCTAATATTAGAATTGGTAAAAACTCAATTAATATTCTTGATTCTTCATTAATTGAATTATCAGATAACTATAAAATTTTAACAGGTAAAGATTTATTAAATAGCCAAGTTGCTTCATCATTTGATGAATCAGAATCAATTAGATTAGCTAGAGAAATCGCTAAACTTGAAGCTGAAAGAAATGAAATTTCAATTAAAGTTAATGGTTTGTCAGAATCTAAAACTAAGACTACTGATCGTCAGCATGAGTTAAATAAAGAAAATAGAGAAAAGCGTGAAATACTAAATAATTGAAAAGATGAATTAGCAAATGTTAAATCAGACTTAACAATTCTAGAATCAACCAATATTCAAATCTTGAAAAGACTATCTGAAGGATACAACTTATCACTTGATGCAATTAGAGAAATGCATTTTGATGAAATTGAAAATCCAGAAGAAACAAGAACTAGAATTCAAGAATTAACTATTGAATTAAAATCAATTGGAGAGGTTTCAATGGATGCAATTCAAGAGTATGAAGAAACTAAAAAAGAATATGAGTATTATGTTGCGAATTTAAATGAAGTTCAAGAATCAGCTGATAAATTGAATGAAATTATTTTAAACATTGATATTGAAATGAAAACTCAATTTAAACGTATTGTTGATGATGTTAATGCAGCATTACCAGAAGCATTCCAAAAATTATTTAATGGTGGAACTGCACGTTTAATTTACACAAATCCAGAAGATATTTTAGAAACTGGAATTGACATTGAAGTTAATCCTCCAGGTAAAAAAATTACAAACTTAAACTTATTAAGCGGGGGAGAAAAATCATTGGTTGCATTATCAGTATTATTCTCAATTTTAAAAGTAAGACCTTTACCACTAGTTATTTTAGATGAAGCAGAAGCTCCATTAGATCCAGCAAACGTAACAAGATTTGCTCGATATGTAAGAGATTTTGTTGAGAATACTCAATTTATTATAGTGACTCACCGTGAAGGTACAATGGAAAATTGTGATATTTTATATGGTGTAACTATGGAGACAAAAGGAATTACAAAAATAGTGCAGTTAGCTTTAGATATTGACAAAATTAAAAAATTAATTAATAAAAACAAAGAATAATGTTAAAAAGTTGCATTTAGTTGCAATTTTTTATTTGATTATTTTCCTTTAATCTATGATTAAAGAAAGAATTAAAAGACCTTATTTTTTTAAAAATTAAAACTAAAATTGGTATAATAATATTAATTATTTCTAAATAGGAGAAAAACATGAATAAGAAATTCTTTTTAGTAATGGTTATAGTTGTTGGAACTATCATAGGTCTATGATCATGGACTTTAGTGGCGCCAAACAATTCAATAAGCATTGGTGGTAGTGCCAGTGTTCAACCGTTATTAAAAAAACTTACTGATAAATATAAAACTGAAGATGGTAAAAAATTTGTTTATTCAGCAACAGGTTCAGGAGCTGGGGTTACCAATGTTCAAGAAGGCGTATACGAAATAGGGTTTATTTCAAAGAAAGTTAGCCCAACTGATTGAGATGAAAAAAAAGGTTTTGAAATGCCTATTAATGAAAATGAGGCCTTATTTAAAGAACTAAAGGATGAGGATATTAATAATAAAGACTGATATTGAGAACAACTTCAAAAACAAGAAGGAATTGAAGATACCTATCGCTCAATAGAATTTGCAGATGATTCCATTGTCTTTGTTTATAATGACAAAGGTACTGGGTTTGATAAATTTTTAGAACAATCAGAATTAAAGTATTTTGCTTTTGAAGTTAATGAAGAAGGGAATATAAAAGAAGATAAAGAAAATTCAAGAACTAATGCAAGTCATCAAATTCTTAAAGCAATTTATTCACCAGATTCTCAAAACAATTTAATTACATGAAATGATTTAGCTGTAATGATTGCAACCTTATTTTCTGGAGAAGACAAAACTGTAATAGATAAAAATATTGCATTAGCAAATTCTTTAGTTTCAAATAAAGTAAAAGTAACTCCTTATTCATCAACAAGCGGTTCAGGTACAAGGTCATCTTTTAATAATTTAACTGGTATTGAACCAGGCAATGCAGTAAAAGAATATGGAGCAAATGGAACAATATATGGACAGATTGAAAAATCTCCGGGATCTATAGGATTTGTGTCAATGTTATATGGTGCATCGGATTCTAAAAATGTTAAATCTGTAAAAATAACTCAAAATGATAATATTTGAGATCCAAGTAGTAAAGATCCAAACCAAGATTTATCCACTTACCCCTTAACAAGGCCCTTTATAGCAATATTTAAATACAACACGGATAATGAAGAAAAGTTACACCAAATTGTTAATTTCTTGTTCTGAATGGCAACAAGTAAAGAAGTAGAAAAATTCTATTCATCTTTAGGATTGTCACAAGTTGTGCTAAAGTAAAAATAATTTAAATTTAATAGAAAGGAGTTTTATGATTCTGAAAAAACAAAATAATGAAACTCAATTTAAAGCTAAAATTTTTAAACCAAAAGAAAATTTTAATGCAAAGCTTTTTAAAACTATTGTATATTCGCTTACATTTACTGTTTTATTAATTTTATTAATTTTAGTTACCTTTGTTATTATAAAATCAACTGATGTTTTTAAAGAGACAGGATTTTGAAATTTTATAACTGGTGCAAACTGAAAACCAGGTAAAAATGGTGAGTCAACTGCTAAATATGGGATAGGTTTAATTATTTTAATGACACTAATGCTTTTAGCAATATCAATGTTATTTGCTATCCCTTTAACAATATTTTCAACATTATTTATTTCTGAATATTTATCATTGAGCATGCAAAAAAAAGTGCTTACAGTTATTAAATTATTAGCGAGTGTTCCCTCAGTTGTTTTTGGTTTATTT is a genomic window containing:
- a CDS encoding AAA family ATPase, with amino-acid sequence MLFLKQIRAVGFKSFAEPTTLNFTKEMIGVVGPNGSGKSNITDSIRWALGEQSTKSLRGSNMDDIVFSGSADKPAADFAEVTLVFDNQRDIFSTIKTDVVEITRRFNKKTRDSDFFINGEKCKLRDIQDVALETGLTKSSIAIISQGTISTFAEAKPDARREIFDEAAGLAKYKKRKLEALKQLAKTTENLTRISDIKLTLEKRLPREKEKAEKAAKYKDKIEELQKIELTILASDALRFETELSSLRDKRRQLDIEVQKLANDINLSQDELDVMLSKTGDADKEITQLNLNFQRIVERIASLKAQKQQVEARENSENINQNVDDIKARAIKKEFDEKSISFNSEKDLVANLEKQELDLKRRYDEVNDQFRTFHMQSQEIESEKNKLQYRLEELEHKQSTNSLNPMSGAKAIIDNAKRLSGVVGTVGSLIDVKEEHQIAISLITGNHLQSVVFKTSDDAKKGIEFLKNQRLGRVNALPIDTLNPSSIAGPQRDIIKRAPGFVGFANELVEIEKECQVVLDYIYGTTIVTRNFDDATRLGKSINFRYGIVSLDGQRVLPRGAMSGGSVNKASNIFAAKKIDESFDPESIKTKIITLDKIFNEKQKTFNDLKEVREKLIDDINQAASNIRIGKNSINILDSSLIELSDNYKILTGKDLLNSQVASSFDESESIRLAREIAKLEAERNEISIKVNGLSESKTKTTDRQHELNKENREKREILNNWKDELANVKSDLTILESTNIQILKRLSEGYNLSLDAIREMHFDEIENPEETRTRIQELTIELKSIGEVSMDAIQEYEETKKEYEYYVANLNEVQESADKLNEIILNIDIEMKTQFKRIVDDVNAALPEAFQKLFNGGTARLIYTNPEDILETGIDIEVNPPGKKITNLNLLSGGEKSLVALSVLFSILKVRPLPLVILDEAEAPLDPANVTRFARYVRDFVENTQFIIVTHREGTMENCDILYGVTMETKGITKIVQLALDIDKIKKLINKNKE
- the ptsS gene encoding phosphate ABC transporter substrate-binding protein, which translates into the protein MNKKFFLVMVIVVGTIIGLWSWTLVAPNNSISIGGSASVQPLLKKLTDKYKTEDGKKFVYSATGSGAGVTNVQEGVYEIGFISKKVSPTDWDEKKGFEMPINENEALFKELKDEDINNKDWYWEQLQKQEGIEDTYRSIEFADDSIVFVYNDKGTGFDKFLEQSELKYFAFEVNEEGNIKEDKENSRTNASHQILKAIYSPDSQNNLITWNDLAVMIATLFSGEDKTVIDKNIALANSLVSNKVKVTPYSSTSGSGTRSSFNNLTGIEPGNAVKEYGANGTIYGQIEKSPGSIGFVSMLYGASDSKNVKSVKITQNDNIWDPSSKDPNQDLSTYPLTRPFIAIFKYNTDNEEKLHQIVNFLFWMATSKEVEKFYSSLGLSQVVLK